The Triticum aestivum cultivar Chinese Spring chromosome 7B, IWGSC CS RefSeq v2.1, whole genome shotgun sequence genome window below encodes:
- the LOC123160705 gene encoding pathogenesis-related protein PRB1-2: MASSKTSLAMFALAIVMAVVAGVSAQNTPQDFVNLHNRARAADGVGPVTWDNSVARFAQDYANKRAADCRLQHSGGPFGENIFWGSGQSWTAANAVTSWVDEKRNYHLNTNTCDAGKVCGHYTQVVWRKSTRIGCARVVCAGNRGVFITCNYNPPGNFNGERPFAFLTLDAEAK; encoded by the coding sequence ATGGCATCTTCCAAGACCAGTCTTGCAATGTTCGCCCTGGCCATAGTCATGGCCGTGGTGGCCGGCGTCTCGGCGCAGAACACCCCGCAGGACTTCGTCAACCTGCACAACCGCGCCCGTGCCGCGGACGGCGTCGGCCCGGTGACATGGGACAACAGCGTGGCCAGGTTCGCGCAGGACTACGCGAACAAGCGCGCCGCCGACTGCCGGCTGCAGCACTCCGGCGGGCCGTTCGGCGAGAATATCTTCTGGGGTTCCGGGCAGTCGTGGACAGCCGCGAACGCCGTGACGTCGTGGGTGGACGAGAAGCGGAACTACCACCTCAACACCAACACCTGCGACGCCGGCAAGGTGTGCGGGCACTACACGCAGGTGGTGTGGCGCAAGTCGACCCGCATCGGCTGCGCGCGTGTGGTCTGCGCCGGGAACCGGGGCGTCTTCATCACCTGCAACTACAACCCCCCGGGCAACTTCAACGGCGAGCGCCCGTTCGCGTTCCTCACCCTTGACGCCGAAGCCAAGTAG